From the Takifugu flavidus isolate HTHZ2018 chromosome 12, ASM371156v2, whole genome shotgun sequence genome, one window contains:
- the dhrs12la gene encoding DHRS-12_like_SDR_c-like domain-containing protein translates to MSVYRNSAWFLKGLSEFTRNAFLSASKQFVEKDLEVSMAGRAFMITGANSGIGKATAMAIAKRGGTVHMVCRNKDKAEEARADIVKETGNKEVHVHILDLSETKKVWEFAEAFKRKYKALNVLINNAGSIMSQRDVNAEGLEKSFATNVLGVYILTKSLIPLLEKSADPRVITVSSGGMLVQKLRIGNLQSERGRYDGAMVYAQHKRQQVVMTEQLAKTHTSIHFSVMHPGWVDTPAVANGMPDFHRSMKDSLRTPEQGADTAVWLAVAEAAAKNPSGRFYHDRKMVPTHLPLAWTHSSALEEQKLLSLLEDLAKTFQPH, encoded by the exons atgtcTGTGTACCGCAACTCCGCCTGGTTCCTGAAGGGACTGTCCGAGTTCACCAG GAACGCCTTCCTGTCCGCCTCCAAGCAGTTTGTGGAGAAGGACCTGGAGGTGTCCATGGCTGGACGAGCCTTCATGATCACCGGAGCCAACAGTGGCATCGGGAAAGCCACCGCCATGGCCATCGCCAAGAGGG GAGGTACGGTCCACATGGTCTGCAGGAACAAGGACAAAGCGGAGGAGGCAAGAGCGGATATCGTCAAAGAGACGGGAAATAAG GAAGTCCATGTCCACATCCTGGACCTGTCGGAGACCAAGAAGGTTTGGGAATTTGCGGAGGCCTTTAAGAGAAAGTACAAGGCCCTCAATGTGCTG ATCAATAACGCCGGCTCCATTATGAGTCAGAGGGACGTGAACGCCGAAGGGCTCGAGAAGAGCTTCGCCACCAACGTCCTCG GAGTTTACATCCTCACCAAGAGTCTCATTCCCCTGCTGGAGAAGAGTGCAGACCCCAGAGTG ATCACCGTGTCATCAGGGGGGATGTTGGTGCAGAAGCTCAGGATAGGAAACCTGCAGTCCGAGAGAGGGCGCTACGACGGAGCCATGGTCTACGCCCAGCACAAA aggcagcaggtggTGATGACAGAGCAGCTGGCTAAGACACACACTAGCATCCACTTCTCCGTCATGCACCCCGGCTGGGTCGACACTCCAG CGGTCGCCAACGGCATGCCAGACTTCCACCGCTCCATGAAGGACAGCCTGAGGACCCCGGAGCAGGGGGCCGACACCGCGGTCTGGCTGGCCGTAGCCGAGGCCGCCGCCAAGAACCCCAGCGGTCGTTTCTACCACG acCGCAAGATGGTGCCCACCCACCTGCCGCTGGCCTGGACCCATAGCTCcgctctggaggagcagaagctgctcTCTCTGCTGGAGGACCTGGCCAAGACGTTCCAGCCGCACTGA